One segment of Phragmites australis chromosome 13, lpPhrAust1.1, whole genome shotgun sequence DNA contains the following:
- the LOC133889595 gene encoding protein MAIN-LIKE 1-like, producing MAHIHLPELLQLRYDENHRGRMIFAGQQLLPLRSRSVRKLKELDPRFHEPLAQAGLLPFALMMAGAPMEGGGRTPLPPIEVSLLTGLVDRWRPETHTFHFPCGEMTVTLRDVAMLTGLPIRGTPLVLPRPGKEQWKSYIHDRFNMHYDMKDVGLSMTWIHGLPQFSPCPPDADEATVMQHYEVYLYILLGGIMFCNTAGDYVLPHILWLAHELTSRPYEPTHYSWGSAVLAATYKGLCAATQRSTKMGSISGCLHLLQRWSWDYLPVCRPWVSKTYYTVPISDGVADGMRPTMGYRWLHARLRWSHHQDHGNYSRVISDLDVLSADLVE from the exons atggctcacattcaccttcccgagcttcttcaactacggtatgacgagaaccacaggggaaggatgattttcgcaGGGCAACAG TTGCTCCCATTGCGTTCCAGGAGTGTGCGCaagcttaaggagttagaccctcgattccacgagcccctcgcacaggccggactcctaccgttTGCACTTATGATGgcaggagctcccatggagggtggtggcaggactccACTGCCGCCGATCGAGGTCTCACTGCTCACAGGCCTGgtcgaccgctggcgtcctgagacgcacacattccactttccttgcggagagatgaccgttACTTTACGGGACGttgccatgctgaccgggctccCGATAAGGGGCACCCCGTTAGTACTTCCACGACCAggaaaggagcagtggaagagttatattcacgacag GTTTAACATGCattatgacatgaaggatgtagGGCTCTCCATGACATGGATTCATGGCCTACCACAGTTCAGCCCTtgcccaccggatgcggacgaggcaacagttatgcagcattatgaggtgtacttgtatatCTTGCTTGGAGGCATAATGTTTTGCAACACGGCAGGTGATTATGTACTTCCGCATATTTTATGGTTAGCGCATGAGCTCACATCACGTCCGTACGAGCCGACacattacagttggggatctgctgtgttggcTGCTACATATAAAGGATTGTGTGCCGCAACCCAACGGTCAACAAAGATGGGATCTATTTCTGGTTGCCTACACCTTCTACAGCGCTGGAGCTGGGATTATCTCCCGGTGTGTCGACCGTGGGTGAGCAAGACCTACTATACAGTTCCCATCTCTGAcggcgtcgccgacggcatgaGGCCAACGATGGGTTATAGGTGGCTTCATGCCAGGCTGCGATGGAGTCACCaccaagaccatggaaactactcccgggtgatcagtgaccttgaTGTCCTCAGTGCCGATCTTGTGGAGTGA